From a single Chlorocebus sabaeus isolate Y175 chromosome X, mChlSab1.0.hap1, whole genome shotgun sequence genomic region:
- the ZFP92 gene encoding zinc finger protein 92 homolog isoform X2, with translation MAAILLTTRPKVPVSFEDVSVYFTKTEWKLLDLRQKVLYKRVMLENYSHLVSLGFSFSKPHLISQLERGEGPWVADIPRTWTTAGLHIGDRTQSKTSTSTQKHSGRQLPGVDSQGGKDGQAARSSVLQRGSQGLGPSSAAGPQGPKGAEKRYLCQQCGKAFSRSSNLIKHRIIHSGEKPYACRECGKLFRRSFALLEHQRIHSGEKPYACPECSKTFTRSSNLIKHQVIHSGERPFACGDCGKLFRRSFALLEHARVHSGERPYACPECGKAFSRSSNLIEHQRTHRGEKPYACGQCAKAFKGVSQLIHHQRSHSGERPFACRECGKAFRGRSGLSQHRRVHSGEKPYECSDCGKAFGRRANLFKHQAVHGARRPAKAETTRRRAGPGSTGPGSALAASSPPPPSAAARPSRPSRR, from the exons ATGGCGGCCATTCTTCTGACCACGAGACCCAAG GTGCCAGTATCTTTTGAGGATGTGTCCGTGTACTTCACAAAGACAGAATGGAAGCTTCTGGACCTCAGACAAAAGGTCCTCTACAAGCGGGTGATGCTGGAGAACTATAGCCATTTGGTGTCACTGG GATTTTCCTTCTCCAAGCCTCACCTGATCTCCCAATTGGAGCGAGGGGAAGGACCCTGGGTAGCAGACATCCCTAGAACCTGGACCACTGCAGGATTGCACATAG gtgacagaacacagagcaagacttcgacTTCAACGCAGAAGCATTCTGGACGACAACTCCCCGGGGTAGATTCACAAGGTGGCAAGGACGGGCAGGCGGCGAGGTCGTCTGTGCTCCAGAGAGGTTCCCAGGGCTTGGGGCCAAGCTCGGCCGCGGGGCCGCAGGGCCCCAAAGGCGCAGAGAAACGGTACCTGTGCCAGCAGTGCGGGAAGGCCTTCAGCCGCAGCTCCAACCTCATCAAGCACCGTATCATCCACAGTGGCGAGAAACCTTACGCGTGCCGTGAGTGCGGCAAGCTGTTCCGCCGAAGCTTCGCGCTGCTGGAGCACCAGCGCATCCACAGCGGCGAGAAGCCCTACGCCTGCCCCGAGTGCAGCAAGACCTTCACGCGCAGCTCCAACCTCATCAAGCACCAGGTCATCCACAGCGGCGAGCGGCCCTTCGCCTGCGGTGACTGCGGCAAACTGTTCCGCCGCAGCTTCGCGCTCCTGGAGCACGCGCGCGTGCACAGCGGTGAGCGGCCCTACGCGTGCCCCGAGTGTGGCAAGGCCTTCAGCCGCAGCTCCAACCTCATAGAGCACCAGCGCACGCACCGCGGCGAGAAGCCCTACGCCTGCGGCCAGTGCGCCAAGGCCTTCAAGGGTGTCTCGCAGCTGATCCACCACCAGCGCAGCCACAGCGGCGAGCGCCCTTTCGCGTGCCGCGAGTGTGGCAAGGCCTTCCGTGGTCGTTCGGGCCTCAGCCAGCACCGGCGCGTGCACAGCGGTGAGAAGCCCTACGAGTGCAGCGACTGCGGCAAGGCCTTCGGCCGGCGCGCCAACCTATTCAAGCACCAGGCAGTGCACGGCGCCAGGCGCCCGGCGAAGGCGGAGACCACGCGGCGGAGAGCGGGCCCTGGGAGCACTGGCCCTGGCAGCGCGCTGGCGGCCAGCAGCCCCCCGCCGCCGAGCGCGGCCGCCAGGCCTTCCAGGCCCAGTCGCCGCTGA
- the ZFP92 gene encoding zinc finger protein 92 homolog isoform X1 produces MQDHLRARLLCALGMAAILLTTRPKVPVSFEDVSVYFTKTEWKLLDLRQKVLYKRVMLENYSHLVSLGFSFSKPHLISQLERGEGPWVADIPRTWTTAGLHIGDRTQSKTSTSTQKHSGRQLPGVDSQGGKDGQAARSSVLQRGSQGLGPSSAAGPQGPKGAEKRYLCQQCGKAFSRSSNLIKHRIIHSGEKPYACRECGKLFRRSFALLEHQRIHSGEKPYACPECSKTFTRSSNLIKHQVIHSGERPFACGDCGKLFRRSFALLEHARVHSGERPYACPECGKAFSRSSNLIEHQRTHRGEKPYACGQCAKAFKGVSQLIHHQRSHSGERPFACRECGKAFRGRSGLSQHRRVHSGEKPYECSDCGKAFGRRANLFKHQAVHGARRPAKAETTRRRAGPGSTGPGSALAASSPPPPSAAARPSRPSRR; encoded by the exons ATGCAGGACCATCTGAGGGCCAGG CTCCTCTGTGCCCTGGGGATGGCGGCCATTCTTCTGACCACGAGACCCAAG GTGCCAGTATCTTTTGAGGATGTGTCCGTGTACTTCACAAAGACAGAATGGAAGCTTCTGGACCTCAGACAAAAGGTCCTCTACAAGCGGGTGATGCTGGAGAACTATAGCCATTTGGTGTCACTGG GATTTTCCTTCTCCAAGCCTCACCTGATCTCCCAATTGGAGCGAGGGGAAGGACCCTGGGTAGCAGACATCCCTAGAACCTGGACCACTGCAGGATTGCACATAG gtgacagaacacagagcaagacttcgacTTCAACGCAGAAGCATTCTGGACGACAACTCCCCGGGGTAGATTCACAAGGTGGCAAGGACGGGCAGGCGGCGAGGTCGTCTGTGCTCCAGAGAGGTTCCCAGGGCTTGGGGCCAAGCTCGGCCGCGGGGCCGCAGGGCCCCAAAGGCGCAGAGAAACGGTACCTGTGCCAGCAGTGCGGGAAGGCCTTCAGCCGCAGCTCCAACCTCATCAAGCACCGTATCATCCACAGTGGCGAGAAACCTTACGCGTGCCGTGAGTGCGGCAAGCTGTTCCGCCGAAGCTTCGCGCTGCTGGAGCACCAGCGCATCCACAGCGGCGAGAAGCCCTACGCCTGCCCCGAGTGCAGCAAGACCTTCACGCGCAGCTCCAACCTCATCAAGCACCAGGTCATCCACAGCGGCGAGCGGCCCTTCGCCTGCGGTGACTGCGGCAAACTGTTCCGCCGCAGCTTCGCGCTCCTGGAGCACGCGCGCGTGCACAGCGGTGAGCGGCCCTACGCGTGCCCCGAGTGTGGCAAGGCCTTCAGCCGCAGCTCCAACCTCATAGAGCACCAGCGCACGCACCGCGGCGAGAAGCCCTACGCCTGCGGCCAGTGCGCCAAGGCCTTCAAGGGTGTCTCGCAGCTGATCCACCACCAGCGCAGCCACAGCGGCGAGCGCCCTTTCGCGTGCCGCGAGTGTGGCAAGGCCTTCCGTGGTCGTTCGGGCCTCAGCCAGCACCGGCGCGTGCACAGCGGTGAGAAGCCCTACGAGTGCAGCGACTGCGGCAAGGCCTTCGGCCGGCGCGCCAACCTATTCAAGCACCAGGCAGTGCACGGCGCCAGGCGCCCGGCGAAGGCGGAGACCACGCGGCGGAGAGCGGGCCCTGGGAGCACTGGCCCTGGCAGCGCGCTGGCGGCCAGCAGCCCCCCGCCGCCGAGCGCGGCCGCCAGGCCTTCCAGGCCCAGTCGCCGCTGA